From Thalassotalea euphylliae, the proteins below share one genomic window:
- a CDS encoding DUF3131 domain-containing protein encodes MTFKDGVLAARHHIVFLCGLCVAFGLVIFLENTDITRQAFKVEVSAELPVRDYAPLTKQELMWGKVAWQYFENNTHPETGLVNSVEGYPAATMWDTASYLLGLISAERLGIVSPEDFHWRMEKALTSLAKLELHDNQLPNKSYNARTLAMVDYQNNVTERGIGWSALDIGRLFVPFNVIVWSYPKYTPLVGEITKQWDIGAMVIDGVMYGAEVTAEGKTNYVQEGRIGYEEYAAKSVSLLGLDVSVALMYNDFLQYESISGVDIPTDKRIPEVYKAHNYVVSEPYILDAIEFGGDAISKEFAFRVYQAQENRYLEQGILTAVSEDNIDQAPYFVYNTVFSNGKAWNAITDTGEDASEFRTVSTKAAIGWHMLYNTEYTQKLMDLIGTNFIEERGWHSGIYEIDGSKNEALTANSNAIILESLHFKVNGPLLNISGKKRPEELSVVMN; translated from the coding sequence ATGACATTCAAAGATGGGGTTTTAGCAGCAAGGCATCATATTGTGTTTTTGTGTGGTCTATGCGTTGCCTTCGGTTTAGTGATTTTTCTTGAAAATACCGATATTACGCGCCAAGCATTTAAGGTCGAAGTCAGTGCGGAGTTGCCAGTAAGAGATTACGCACCACTTACTAAACAAGAATTGATGTGGGGAAAAGTTGCGTGGCAATACTTTGAAAACAACACACATCCAGAAACGGGTTTGGTCAACTCAGTAGAGGGTTATCCCGCTGCGACTATGTGGGACACGGCCTCTTACTTATTGGGGCTGATATCGGCAGAGCGTCTCGGCATAGTAAGCCCAGAAGACTTTCACTGGCGGATGGAAAAAGCGCTGACTTCATTGGCAAAGCTTGAGTTGCACGATAACCAACTGCCCAACAAGTCGTATAACGCAAGAACGTTGGCGATGGTGGATTACCAAAACAATGTCACTGAGCGCGGTATCGGCTGGTCAGCGCTCGACATCGGTCGGTTATTCGTACCATTTAATGTCATTGTGTGGAGCTACCCAAAATATACCCCGCTCGTTGGTGAGATCACGAAACAGTGGGACATTGGCGCTATGGTCATTGATGGTGTGATGTACGGTGCAGAAGTCACGGCAGAGGGAAAAACCAACTATGTACAAGAAGGGCGTATTGGTTACGAAGAATATGCCGCAAAATCCGTCTCACTTTTGGGCTTAGATGTATCGGTTGCCCTCATGTACAACGACTTCCTGCAATATGAATCCATCTCAGGCGTCGATATTCCAACAGACAAGCGCATTCCCGAAGTCTACAAAGCTCATAACTATGTCGTTAGTGAACCTTATATCTTAGATGCCATCGAGTTTGGTGGTGATGCTATTTCCAAAGAGTTTGCGTTTAGAGTGTATCAAGCGCAGGAGAATCGCTATCTTGAGCAAGGTATTTTAACTGCGGTGAGCGAAGATAATATCGATCAAGCCCCTTACTTTGTTTACAACACTGTTTTTAGTAATGGTAAAGCGTGGAATGCCATCACTGACACCGGTGAAGATGCTAGTGAATTCAGAACTGTTAGCACCAAAGCTGCGATTGGCTGGCATATGCTTTATAACACCGAATACACCCAAAAATTAATGGATTTGATTGGTACTAATTTTATCGAAGAAAGGGGGTGGCACTCAGGAATTTATGAAATAGATGGCAGTAAAAACGAAGCGCTAACGGCCAATTCAAATGCAATTATTCTCGAAAGCCTGCATTTCAAAGTAAATGGGCCACTGTTAAACATCTCTGGTAAGAAGCGCCCGGAAGAGCTCAGCGTTGTCATGAACTAA
- a CDS encoding DUF3131 domain-containing protein yields MNVFKHKEIAALLLISLISACQSTYRSTGSPSYGEKVIEQSKPYYSKGQQPGRSGKLTEKEYKMAKVAWRYFENNYHPKTGLVNAVNNYPSTTLWDTASYLGALVTVRELGIINKHTFDSRLIPLLQTLNNMELYRNEVPNKVYNTITAKQVDYTNKPGEIGYSALDIGRFLIWMKIIKERYGEYADAIDNALLRWNYCKVVSKHGILYGAHGKKGQKTTYVQEGRLGYEEYAAKGFALWGFNTSRASKPEPYEIIKLFGHQIPYDARDPRSLKAHNYVVAESYVLDGIELNWDLANDRTSSNSTHTVPWMADFAQRIYKVQEARYIHTGILTARTEHQLKTSPYFVYDTIYTDGYAWNTITESGKYVPQYAAIALKGAIGMWGLWKTPYTDLLFSAVSDLYDEEKGFYEGRFENGTGLIKQFTANNNGIILETLLYKEQGKILQFSDNTNTRWDNVVKSEFVGLNKCLPGKR; encoded by the coding sequence GTGAATGTATTTAAGCACAAAGAGATAGCTGCGCTGTTACTGATTAGTTTGATTAGCGCTTGTCAGTCAACTTACCGTTCAACCGGTTCACCCAGTTATGGTGAAAAGGTGATTGAGCAGAGCAAACCCTATTACAGCAAAGGTCAGCAACCAGGACGAAGTGGTAAGTTAACCGAAAAGGAATACAAGATGGCCAAGGTTGCTTGGCGATATTTTGAAAATAACTATCACCCTAAAACGGGCTTAGTGAATGCGGTAAATAATTACCCTTCAACCACCTTGTGGGATACTGCATCCTACCTTGGTGCACTCGTTACCGTGAGAGAGTTGGGCATTATTAACAAGCATACCTTTGACAGTCGATTAATTCCCTTGCTGCAAACATTGAACAATATGGAGTTATACCGCAACGAGGTACCGAACAAGGTGTATAACACTATCACGGCCAAACAAGTTGATTACACCAACAAGCCGGGGGAAATTGGCTATTCAGCCTTGGATATCGGCCGTTTTTTGATTTGGATGAAAATCATTAAAGAGAGGTACGGTGAATATGCTGACGCGATTGATAATGCGCTGTTGCGCTGGAACTACTGCAAGGTCGTCAGTAAACACGGTATTTTATACGGAGCACACGGTAAAAAAGGCCAAAAGACCACTTATGTGCAAGAAGGGCGACTCGGTTATGAAGAATACGCTGCTAAAGGGTTTGCCTTGTGGGGGTTCAATACTTCGAGAGCTTCAAAGCCAGAGCCTTATGAAATCATTAAATTATTTGGTCATCAAATTCCCTATGATGCAAGAGATCCACGCTCGTTAAAAGCTCACAACTACGTGGTAGCCGAGAGCTATGTGCTTGACGGTATCGAGTTAAATTGGGATCTTGCCAATGATAGAACTTCTAGCAATAGCACGCATACCGTGCCTTGGATGGCTGACTTTGCACAGCGCATATACAAAGTGCAGGAGGCAAGATACATCCACACCGGTATTCTCACCGCGCGCACCGAGCATCAATTAAAAACGAGCCCGTATTTCGTTTATGACACCATTTACACCGACGGTTATGCGTGGAACACCATTACAGAATCAGGCAAATATGTACCACAGTACGCTGCAATCGCGTTAAAAGGTGCCATTGGCATGTGGGGATTGTGGAAAACTCCCTACACAGACTTATTATTTAGCGCGGTGTCTGATTTATACGATGAAGAAAAAGGGTTCTACGAAGGGCGCTTTGAAAATGGTACAGGATTAATCAAGCAATTTACTGCCAACAACAACGGCATCATTTTAGAAACCTTATTGTATAAAGAGCAGGGGAAGATTTTACAGTTTAGCGACAACACGAACACCCGTTGGGACAATGTTGTTAAAAGTGAATTTGTTGGATTAAATAAATGCTTGCCCGGAAAGCGCTAG
- a CDS encoding DUF3131 domain-containing protein, producing the protein MLARKALVLLLVLKLSACGVVVRTIDSGITSFAHSGLFHQGQHGELTEKEQVWAKIAWTYFKNNSHVETGLANSIDGYPSATMSSIADYLAALVAARQLALIDKKEFDHRLSALLHFLNRMPLFRGRLPNKIYDTKNGKMLDYEGKNQEIGWSAIDIGRLLIWLRIVSQQYPEFHEYIDKAIFRWNFCDVIDQEGSLYTGSLVNNQISLRQEGRLGYEEYAAMGFRAWGFEPTKAESLDPLEVITIYGQDIYHDARDHRDDKVLSPILTLPFSYMGIEFNWDRVDDDRSLNSRHTNSLLYQAAKQVYQVQELRYVHEKIYTARTEHILDSAPYFLYDSVFANGYAWNTISDTGKTYPGKSLVSVKAAFSMHMLWDTDYTYKLMLVIEELYDAKRGWYEGRYESTGGYEEAISSSTNATVLEALLYKKVGKLFRPNREVTHSDIRMENVFKHPGKCFPALYRKKAQLTAKRLKSKGNSLN; encoded by the coding sequence ATGCTTGCCCGGAAAGCGCTAGTCTTATTGCTTGTGCTGAAACTCTCTGCTTGCGGCGTTGTCGTGCGAACGATAGATTCGGGCATTACTTCATTCGCCCACTCAGGCTTGTTTCATCAAGGCCAACACGGCGAGTTGACGGAGAAAGAGCAAGTCTGGGCAAAAATCGCTTGGACGTATTTTAAAAACAACAGCCATGTCGAAACTGGCTTGGCGAACTCGATTGATGGCTACCCGAGTGCGACCATGTCGAGTATTGCTGACTATCTTGCGGCGCTTGTGGCGGCAAGGCAACTCGCGTTAATTGATAAAAAGGAATTTGATCATCGTCTAAGCGCATTATTGCACTTCCTCAATCGCATGCCGCTGTTCCGAGGGCGTTTACCCAATAAGATTTACGACACCAAAAACGGCAAAATGCTGGATTATGAGGGTAAAAACCAAGAGATTGGTTGGTCGGCAATCGATATTGGCCGTTTGCTCATTTGGCTGAGAATTGTCTCCCAGCAATACCCTGAATTTCACGAATATATCGACAAAGCTATTTTTCGCTGGAACTTCTGTGATGTTATTGATCAAGAGGGCAGCCTTTACACTGGCAGCCTAGTGAATAACCAAATATCGCTGCGGCAAGAAGGGCGCTTAGGCTATGAGGAATATGCCGCAATGGGCTTTCGCGCTTGGGGGTTTGAACCGACCAAAGCAGAATCGCTCGACCCACTCGAAGTGATCACCATTTATGGCCAAGATATCTACCATGATGCACGCGACCACCGCGATGACAAGGTATTAAGCCCTATTCTTACGCTGCCGTTTAGCTACATGGGGATCGAGTTTAACTGGGATCGAGTGGATGATGATCGCTCGTTAAACTCAAGACACACCAACTCTTTGCTCTATCAAGCGGCGAAACAAGTGTATCAAGTTCAAGAGCTCCGCTACGTACATGAAAAAATTTATACGGCGCGCACCGAGCACATCTTAGACAGTGCACCTTACTTCCTCTATGACAGTGTTTTTGCCAACGGTTATGCCTGGAACACCATCAGTGATACGGGCAAAACATATCCGGGTAAATCGCTTGTCTCCGTTAAAGCGGCATTTTCAATGCACATGCTCTGGGATACAGATTACACCTATAAGCTGATGTTGGTTATTGAAGAACTCTACGACGCCAAACGCGGCTGGTACGAAGGCCGCTATGAAAGCACGGGAGGATACGAAGAGGCCATTTCGTCTTCAACGAATGCTACTGTGCTTGAGGCGTTATTGTACAAAAAGGTCGGCAAGCTGTTTCGTCCCAACAGGGAAGTTACGCACAGTGACATTCGCATGGAAAACGTGTTTAAACATCCGGGGAAATGTTTTCCTGCTTTATATCGCAAAAAGGCACAGCTAACCGCCAAACGGCTTAAATCAAAAGGTAACAGCCTTAATTAA